From the Candidatus Izemoplasmatales bacterium genome, the window CTCGAGATGAATCCGGCGCTGATCGGCGGCACGCTCCCGGGGGAGGGATTCTATCTTGAACGATAAGCGCTCCGTTTCGTTCGCTTCCGCCCTGTTCACGGTCGGCGGCGTCTTCGCCGTCTTCCTCGTCTGGATCGCCGCCTCGGCGATCGTCGACAACGCGATGCTTCTGCCTTCCCCGGCGGCGACCTTCTCGGCGCTGACGTCGCTTCTGACCGAACGCGCATCGCTTCTTTCGATCGGCGCGACGATCCTCCGTCTGGTCGCGGCGCTGGCGGGTGCGACCCTCCTCGGTCTTTCCGCGGGGGTCGCCGCCGGTCTCGTCGACGGCGTCTACCGCTTCCTCCGACCGGTCGTGACGGTTCTGAGGACCGTGCCCGTGATCTCGATCGTCGTCATCGTCCTGATCGTCTTCGGCTTCTCCTCGACGCCGTACGTCATCACCTTCCTGATGATCTTCCCGCTCGTCTTCCAGGCGGCCGCCGACGGCATCCGTCGGATCGACCCGGAACTGGTCGACGTCTATCGCCTCGAGGACGACACTGTCCTCGGCGG encodes:
- a CDS encoding ABC transporter permease subunit yields the protein MNDKRSVSFASALFTVGGVFAVFLVWIAASAIVDNAMLLPSPAATFSALTSLLTERASLLSIGATILRLVAALAGATLLGLSAGVAAGLVDGVYRFLRPVVTVLRTVPVISIVVIVLIVFGFSSTPYVITFLMIFPLVFQAAADGIRRIDPELVDVYRLEDDTVLGGLRYCYMPLIASDVRTALLQSAGLGVKVLVMAEYLAQTPSSIGNALYLAKVELDFATVFAWTALLVLMAAAIEAAVRRRAARVPRENASMSVKRSETD